One Synechococcus sp. JA-2-3B'a(2-13) genomic window carries:
- the rplU gene encoding 50S ribosomal protein L21 encodes MTYAIVETGGKQLWVEPGRFYEVDRLAEVEENSPFDLSRVLLINHEGQITLGHPYVSEAVVRARVLQHRRGDKIIVYKMRPKKKTRKKRGHRQPLTRLLIESIELNGVPLATAPSRTEAAPESNPEAAPSAAATGIPADEE; translated from the coding sequence ATGACTTACGCAATTGTGGAGACCGGCGGCAAGCAGCTTTGGGTGGAGCCGGGGCGTTTTTACGAGGTCGATCGCCTGGCGGAAGTGGAGGAGAACAGCCCCTTCGATTTGTCTCGTGTGCTGTTGATCAACCACGAGGGACAAATCACGTTGGGGCATCCCTACGTTTCAGAGGCGGTTGTCAGGGCACGGGTTTTACAGCATCGGCGCGGCGATAAAATCATCGTCTACAAGATGAGGCCAAAGAAAAAGACCCGCAAAAAGAGGGGTCATCGGCAACCGCTGACCCGTTTGCTGATCGAGTCTATTGAACTCAATGGGGTGCCCCTAGCCACGGCACCATCCCGTACGGAAGCGGCTCCAGAGTCTAACCCAGAGGCAGCCCCTTCGGCAGCGGCGACAGGGATCCCTGCGGATGAGGAATAA
- the rpmA gene encoding 50S ribosomal protein L27, whose product MAHKKGTGSTRNGRDSNAKRLGVKRYGGELVHPGHILVRQRGTKFHPGVNVRIGGDDTLYSVVTGIVTFERYGKWRQKVSVYPAEVAAQ is encoded by the coding sequence ATGGCTCATAAGAAGGGAACGGGCAGCACTCGCAACGGTCGAGATTCCAATGCCAAGCGGCTGGGGGTGAAGCGCTATGGGGGCGAGCTGGTGCATCCCGGCCACATTCTGGTCAGGCAGCGGGGCACCAAGTTTCACCCAGGGGTGAACGTGCGCATCGGCGGCGACGACACCTTGTATTCTGTGGTCACCGGCATTGTGACTTTTGAGCGCTATGGCAAGTGGCGGCAAAAGGTGAGTGTCTACCCAGCTGAGGTGGCTGCCCAGTAG